The Astyanax mexicanus isolate ESR-SI-001 chromosome 4, AstMex3_surface, whole genome shotgun sequence genome segment caagaatgggcggaaaaacgagaacggaatggcgggcgcggtggcgggagggcgctcttaaaatgacaagcagacattcaagtgggctgatgtgggtgaaatctgtggactgaccattgggggcgctattaatgatatacctgtttgttaaataaaaaaaaacaaacgaattaaaaaaaaataacagaataaagaagctagcagttatctaacagcccgtggctctatcaaaaatctttaataaatttttctgttttggaaaattaagtttctaaataaagagcatttttgagacggacagtccgatttttttttcattatagttcaacctcacgggccagatgtttcttgcttgcgggcctcatctggcccgcgggccgcctattgccaacCTATgctctatagtaacagatttttaattggactgaaccatagacaaacaagaacaccagcagagggagtgaatgagcctgtaaccttactgcgcaacagtaactaacctaaaaacagtctgtctcacaaagaatgtcctggaatattcaaacttaaaagacataaaaacataacatggaattctatacacatcatccctggataagaatagttttgctgaacctgtaaaatccattgttaaatacagttcatatttgtttctggtggaatttatgatttgcgcttttaattgccatgggacaaatttgggaaatttttctctcctgtgtgaatgcgctgatgttttttgagatgactctgtttagtaaaactcttcccacagtctgagcagtgatacggtttctctcctgtgtgaatgcgctggtgacttttgagattacactgttgattaaaactcttcccacagtctgagcagtgatgcggtttctctcctgtgtgaatgcgctgatgccgtttgacagtctccagttgattaaaactcttcccacagtctgagcagtaataaggtttctctcctgtgtgaatgcgctgatgtattttgagagtactctgttgattaaaactcttcccacagtctgagcagtgatacggtttctctcctgtgtgaatgcgctgatgcagtttgagatgactctgtttagtaaaactcttcccacagtccgagcagtgatgcggtttctctcctgtgtgaatgcgctggtttTGTTGGAGAtaactctgttgattaaaactcttcccacagtctgagcagtgatgcggtttctctcctgtgtgaatgcgctggtgtattttgagagcactctgttcagtaaaactcttcccacagtctgagcagtgatacggtttctctcctgtgtgaatgcgctgatgcattttgagattactctgttgagtaaaactgttcccacagtctgagcagtaatacggtttctctcctgtgtgaatgcgctggtgatttttgagattactctgtatagtaaaactcttcccacagtctgagcagtgatacggtttctctcctgtgtgaatgcgctggtgtattttaagtttactctgtgtaataaaactcttcctacagtctgagcagtgatacggtttctctcctgtgtgaatgcgctgatgttgtttgagatcactctgggtagtaaaaatcttcccacagtctgagcagtgatatggtttctctcctgtgtgaatgcactggtgttttttgagatcactctgttgagtaaaactcttgacagagtgctgatgtttctccatgtcgggacttggcttcatttgtcttttaaatgtagcaaacaatttttgcgtgttctggagattcttctggatggcttttgcttcacctctttcagcagtttacctttgctcttagttaaatatcctggttgttggtgatgaatttcaggaaaatattttaatttctggaaaacacaaagaaaaatgccattgaatattaaaataaaagcaggtcaattaactaaagagattctaagtgagtgatgtttaCCCTTTAATATGAAGCTTTGAGGTTCgaatcacattgccgatgcttgattcgttctacattgatcacgacagatgatgtccaaagctttttcctttaaaccaatttataaaagtttccacacattaaccaaatacattaatccaaatcaatgcttcacaaacctgataacagttcattattttccaccacactggcttcaggctaacagtgatacgcgctcctgagttcaagatgtgttttttggaaatgttgatccgataaaccgaccggggcagaaataattaattattaggcaaaatatgcttcaatacccgctaaaaatgcacagaagagtgactagaactgatataagagctcattttgccagtaacttttctcaaaaatccttatatttgcttaaaacagcactttttcacggagctgCATTCAAgttcctctggagctacggggggtgcggagggataattaataaaaaaaacatgcagttgccttgttggtgcagggaattgtagttcaaaataaaatcacagcaaaataatgacctttttactgttacaacacatcaaccaacctccaacaggagtgtaaaacataagagtctcttttgtttactaaaggttaacacaattataacaatttgtaagaattcatattatttgatgtagttctttttcaattatttttgtagtctttttaacctcttacataaatgtttgtgtatttttgtcaagttgctcaaagtgtgattcttcttcttcttattattatcaaattcatgtttttgttattattattattattattattattattattattattattattatcatcattattaaagtatcagcaaaagagcagctggagactgtattccacagtaatggtttaactgggatttcttaaaaacagcggggctaaagatgttgtaatttgctaatatttgtgtttgttattacagtgaaatagcaagttttctgttaaatcagtaagctaataaatgttacttgtgaaattcctcttcttgcctgaacttttcctcactataatcactaaatctttcattcttacatttaatattttacaagtggacttttattttgacgggagagtcacatgacttaccagcaactTACCAGGAACCggattaagtaaaggaaaattaactaaactaaactaaactaaactagtgtaactaagaaatgtgtagagactgatcacacaatttccacagaactgatttatctcaggtgtgtgttagtgatgtgggggagggggggggggggcaggagtgtgaggttccgttatcctgtgtatgatctgtaaagcccccccatccccagctccacGACCCCCTACTCAAACCCCCCTCCTGTGTCTGTGGGTCAGagtcagactgctgagcagagctaggagaagatccagtgctggtggtgtaaatgctgcacatgctgaaggtgctgaaggtggtgttggtgtgggtgtaggagtgaatgtagaacagcgtgttgaaaaaagagagagagagagagagagagagagagagagagaaacttctccataccttctgtagttcagctgatcccgctcttcctcctctccagctacagaccccggaagctcagcctcatccgggttatgtagagccccgccccctcccccgctatatcacattatacccatcaccgctagagggagcccgcgagggagtcctcaatgcatggagctgaatggagctaaacagctaaaactctcatttaaaacactgtagaactacttctctggagttttcctttaattttacaaagtagaacaaagtatttcactaaaataggaaagaaaacatacctccatatttccattttctaaaactaatgttttgtattaagtagatttactagcattactgctactgatgctggagttacacccagagctcatttaaatggattaaaactgcagtttataagctttaataattatctctgcggtgatgcaacttgtctcatttcttttattgttgagattgtgtaaatatgaatgagagtttgtttaaatgttttcttcttgttggtacttacatagatgaaaatagtaatctactaaaataaataggaaaacatatttaactggaacttacttgggttgtgggggctgctactaaatggttgttagaattgggttaactgcacttacattaaactctaaaattaaagcagcaattgcagttctggacagtatgcagatctcattagtcttgataatgaaaaggtaggacatttttcatgttctttctgtttacaactcactctgaggaattctgagcacttcagagcactgactggtgtgtcacgggaccgtgtagggtactacaatcaaaagtgttgcagtactgaatactacatactgggcggtgtgtagtatgcagtacatactagtgcagtatgcagtatagtagtatgccatttcgaatacagcctaggactgagataaagtgagctatggctagctgctcactttctcttattatggctagacactgaaagcgggttttacctctttgaaaacttgaatgatcttaatttgtacatccgagtatcaattaaagacatttaaggtatttttttctgaaagagaaccgcgtttaggtgttggctagcgttcatgtttggtaattataactagaaagctagctagcagccacaaagtgagcctctgagattatcaacgaataaacgtataataataaaaaacgtatcaccataaatacatgatatacaaataaacatattccatattatcatacatcacataaaacattacttattcccatacaatatgaaaagtgactttataatatcgtaatttatcaccaccatatccaccacatcttacctcagaaagagctgaataactttccagttgcacaagcttcactttattctgttcaatgaatcagtaggagtcgaatcacaagaataactaaacctaactgtttttaaaacttcacattttacaattttatatcataataaatgtatggtcaacattttctaaataagactaactgagtctcctaaatctgagtgacttataacttttgtacattgtacattgaggttgttctgaagtgatgaatcaaccgaagcttcctgaagttgacagcagattgattcatttccagcaataactttatttttaatatacaaaaaaagaacaaaataaaacaataaatataatgcacaaaaatgtgtttttattttaacaatttaattatataagtatttcattgttgtacatagatatgaacatctgtgtgtgtagtatgatgtgaggtagtgcaattggcttaataaataaacacttttccaaggcaaaaacacaagtgaacaacagaatgaaaaatatggaacaaaaaaagttcagatagcagaatggtttgttgttaagggtgaactgaaatggacttagggtgtagtgaatcatgataacaaatacaaacatttgttgaatagcccacctctgttctccccagcattctgaaatacagcgctgttagctaatgctcccaatagactacaatgctagtgataggggcatagcttaacccatacaaaaaaaaaatcactatttttacaccattaacaacaaactcaaagtagctccacacttcactggtagaattccaaggatgatgacatttaaagcaaggcagtgagaactttaaaagtacacagatagtttattaaaaacactgtttatacacacagtgcctacagattagtttattaaaacactcttatacacacagtaccttcagatagtttattaaaaacactgtttatacacacagttcctacagatagttttttaaaaacactgtttatacacacagttcctacagatagtttattaaaaacactgtttatacacacagtgcctacagattagtttattaaaaacactgtttatacacacagttcctacagattagtttattaaaaacactgtttatacacacagtaccttcagatagtttattaaaaacactgtttatacacacagttccttcagatagtttattaaaaacactgtttatacacacagttcctacagatagtttattaaaaacactgtttatacacacagtacctacagatagtttattaaaaacactgtttatacacacagtgcctacagatagtttattaaaaacactgtttatacacacagttcctacagatagtttattaaaaacactgtttatacacacagtgcctacagattagtttattaaagcactcttatacacacagttccttgtcgtagttaagccaggaaaggtctgaaaattaatgtcggggaaatgcataactttccagttgttgctgaaaatatctctataatatttatgcatttttaagcatttcttgtcagttgacttattgtggtttgactagctgaaggtattgtgtatataaactatcgcactgtatttcggaatgttgggggagatcggaggtgggctattcaacaaaagtttatactcgttattgactacaaatcaagtccatgtatataacttctcccctaaactaaaaaggagaaaacaggggacgaaaaaacagattttgggtcagattagaactggattagtatgtgaaaagacatttttaaggccttatgcctctgtaaaggctgggctgtcaatagaacaaataacgcctccctcataggaaatgtttacgatgattggaaggcgcttaattagctgatcagtacattgtgtggaacgatgagcttctccatatcttctgtcaaaaggagagtggtgttgcttcccacagagactccaaccaccacaatccctcttctgttttttatcaggtttctgcaagtaaaaatattttttccagttttcaccattaaacagttgaataccgaaaaattacagtatttctcatttgtcaatatttcctgggacagcacggaagaaatgacactttaatgtaatctaaagtaatcagtgtacatcttgtataacaatgtgagtttgctttgcccttgaaacaactcaacacacaaccataacaacattaacaccacctcctttaaacagctacagtaataatttacctcacaatattcagatgtgtaatttctgtaagctgcaagagggcaagttctgccagcgctgcctctctccacagcgccacctcgtggtgctttccctcttcttctaagatcagttcaccaacaggaacaggcccatctctagtggcttgcatccgggttgaatttagctatgaaaaacatagtgttaaataatgctgtgaaaatacactataaccatacagggactaattttgtggtaccactttaaaataagactacctttataaagggtttataaatgctttacaattagtttattaatggttactaattaggatgtaaatgtcttaaaaatcattaatagtcagttataacacatacatagaaagggcaacaatgacctgttatgaaataatgaacccacagccatctatattgttgccctttctatatatgtgttataactgattattaataattttaaagcatttacaacctaattagtaagcattaataaactaattgtaaaccatgtataaaccctttataaagtcttattttaatgtggtaccaattttgttttgtggaagaatgtatttaatttacccttaaccattttatacacagtcaagtcagaatattatgaccagctccatacaccatacacctatgaccatacactcactgagcatctttttagctccgctgatcataaaggacactctgtattcctgtatctgtttctctgtgtactttattattaagtttgcttggaaaagtcaacttactgttcttcgtaatcttcttcttattattatcttattctgcgctcaaaatttaatcactatctcctcctacagcttgtgacgtagaaatactaaatttagcagtatcgtaggacctatacccgattaggttgcttgtgctttttaagcgatatatcgtacgtttttcgtaaaaacttcgtaaacgtgcactttttttccccataggaaatgaataggggacaactttgaacatccacataggtcacaatttttgagatatgaagacaaaaatcggacgttcTTTACGGAAATTTCGACGATATGACAATtgacaattgtcgtacgaagtttccccataggaatgaatggggggcctttctctcccctgctcttccagtacagtgtgtgtttggaggagctgctgtatggagcagatactgatcaaaagtttggacaccccggcaccccagccagggcttagcaaccagttagcaacaccttagcaaccacctggaaaacattagcaactgcatggcaaccactttagaaatgatagcaactgcctagcaatcaaatagcaacagtttagcaaccacctgaaaaacattagcaactgcctagcaaccactgagcaatcatatggagtttgttagcaactgcctagcaaccatgtggaatatgttagcaactgcctagcaaccacaatagaaatgatagcaactgcctatcaaccgatagcaacagcttagcaaccacctggaaaacattagcaactaccaagcaaccacttagcaaccactttagaaatgatagcaaccacctagcaaccagttagtaatcaaaagtttttagatttcagcatttaatcaaaagtttttggacttaagcatttaaccaaatatttttggatttaagcatttaaccaaaggtttttagattttagcatttcatctaaagttttagcatttaaccaaacatttttagatttaagtgttaaaatcctccgcatgtgtctaggaagaaaaatatggagaacataacacatggctatcctaagtcaaagagccagcagagtttaagtaagaaaaaa includes the following:
- the LOC125801307 gene encoding zinc finger protein 585A-like, which produces MKPSPDMEKHQHSVKSFTQQSDLKKHQCIHTGEKPYHCSDCGKIFTTQSDLKQHQRIHTGEKPYHCSDCRKSFITQSKLKIHQRIHTGEKPYHCSDCGKSFTIQSNLKNHQRIHTGEKPYYCSDCGNSFTQQSNLKMHQRIHTGEKPYHCSDCGKSFTEQSALKIHQRIHTGEKPHHCSDCGKSFNQQSYLQQNQRIHTGEKPHHCSDCGKSFTKQSHLKLHQRIHTGEKPYHCSDCGKSFNQQSTLKIHQRIHTGEKPYYCSDCGKSFNQLETVKRHQRIHTGEKPHHCSDCGKSFNQQCNLKSHQRIHTGEKPYHCSDCGKSFTKQSHLKKHQRIHTGEKNFPNLSHGN